From Limibacillus sp., one genomic window encodes:
- a CDS encoding cyclic nucleotide-binding domain-containing protein, whose translation MQRKTFSAGTLIFSAEEHPEEAYLLMSGEVEIRRDGFTASPKRGEIFGESALMGRPRMASASAKTDCSVLVFSREEMEEAIRRDPTQAFEIIDGLLTRLADVTDQLNKARAGTG comes from the coding sequence ATGCAGCGCAAGACCTTTTCCGCCGGAACCTTGATCTTCAGCGCTGAAGAGCATCCTGAAGAGGCCTATCTCCTGATGAGCGGCGAGGTGGAAATCCGCCGCGACGGCTTCACCGCCTCGCCGAAGCGAGGCGAGATCTTCGGGGAAAGCGCCTTGATGGGCCGCCCGCGCATGGCCTCCGCCAGCGCCAAGACCGATTGCAGCGTCCTGGTCTTCTCCCGCGAGGAGATGGAAGAGGCGATCCGCCGCGACCCGACCCAGGCCTTCGAGATCATCGACGGCCTCCTGACCCGCCTCGCCGACGTCACCGACCAGCTTAACAAGGCGCGGGCGGGGACGGGCTAA
- a CDS encoding JAB domain-containing protein gives IAITREIAEAAAKLGIEVHDHIIIGRKGHTSLKSLGLF, from the coding sequence ATCGCCATCACCCGCGAGATCGCCGAAGCCGCCGCCAAACTCGGCATAGAGGTCCACGACCACATCATCATCGGCCGCAAGGGCCACACCTCGCTGAAGTCGCTGGGGTTGTTTTAA
- a CDS encoding TauD/TfdA family dioxygenase, which translates to MPEGRTNDHSLPPQQKGPAAWLGPEMAARPESWTWRLSPAEVAVVEGAAEAALAAGGGRPSILEPEEFPQPRLGAKLTALRGELLSGRGFSLIKGLPAADWPLEKAAAAFLGLGAWIGVPRSQNAKGHLLGHVADLGLASSDPNVRIYQTHERQSFHTDSCDVVGLLCLKQARAGGESQLVSALTLWNEMLARRPDLAPELLRPVAIDRRGEVPAGAKPWFEIAPLSWHAGQLTVHYQRQYIDSAQRFEEAPRLSDRQREALDLFDALTDDPALNFSMRLEPGDMQFVYNHVLLHDRAAFTDWPEPERRRHLLRLWLAAPGDRPLPEAFAARFGSVEIGARGGIEVPGSRLTVPLEP; encoded by the coding sequence TTGCCCGAAGGCCGGACAAACGATCACAGCCTGCCGCCGCAGCAAAAGGGCCCCGCCGCCTGGCTGGGCCCGGAGATGGCTGCGCGGCCCGAAAGCTGGACCTGGCGCTTGAGCCCGGCCGAGGTGGCCGTGGTCGAGGGCGCGGCGGAGGCGGCGCTGGCCGCCGGGGGCGGCCGCCCGTCGATCCTGGAGCCGGAGGAATTCCCGCAGCCGCGGCTCGGCGCGAAGCTGACGGCGCTGCGCGGCGAACTGCTGTCGGGGCGCGGGTTTTCCTTGATCAAGGGGCTGCCCGCCGCGGACTGGCCGCTTGAGAAGGCGGCGGCGGCCTTCCTGGGCCTGGGGGCCTGGATCGGCGTTCCGCGCTCTCAGAACGCCAAGGGCCACCTGCTGGGCCACGTCGCCGACCTGGGGCTCGCCAGCAGCGATCCCAACGTGCGCATCTACCAGACCCACGAACGCCAGTCCTTCCACACGGACTCCTGCGATGTGGTGGGGCTGCTCTGCCTGAAACAGGCGCGTGCGGGAGGGGAGAGCCAGCTCGTCTCGGCGCTCACGCTCTGGAACGAGATGCTGGCGCGGCGTCCGGACCTGGCGCCCGAGCTGTTGCGCCCCGTCGCCATCGACCGGCGCGGCGAGGTGCCCGCGGGCGCCAAGCCCTGGTTCGAGATCGCGCCGCTTTCCTGGCATGCCGGGCAGTTGACGGTCCACTACCAGCGTCAGTACATCGACTCCGCCCAGAGGTTCGAGGAGGCCCCGCGCCTCAGCGACCGGCAGCGCGAGGCGCTCGACCTCTTCGACGCGCTGACCGACGATCCGGCGCTGAACTTCTCCATGCGGCTGGAGCCGGGGGACATGCAGTTCGTCTACAACCACGTCCTGTTGCACGACCGCGCGGCCTTCACCGACTGGCCGGAGCCCGAACGCCGCCGCCACCTGCTGCGGCTCTGGCTGGCAGCGCCCGGGGACCGTCCGCTGCCGGAGGCCTTCGCGGCGCGCTTCGGCTCGGTCGAGATCGGCGCGCGCGGCGGGATCGAGGTCCCCGGTTCGCGCCTGACCGTGCCGCTGGAGCCGTGA